In Haliotis asinina isolate JCU_RB_2024 chromosome 15, JCU_Hal_asi_v2, whole genome shotgun sequence, the sequence CATCTTGTTTGTTTCAATTCACCTGACGAATGAGCAAGGAATAACGTTGTGACATGCACTAAAGACGAACTTATCATCCATAATACATGCATTTGCCTCTTACTTGAATACCaccttctaaatgcctctcagaAACCCTAGAGTGACTTACTTAAACTGAGGGTTGTCAGCAGATCCGAGAGGCGAGTAGGCGGTTACAACTAGCCCCTTTCCTCGGCAGAAGGATATCAGCTTGTCGTTCGCCATGTAGGGACTGGTTTCGATCTGTCAATATTGACATCTTCATTTTAGTAATATGTATCTGACGCCCAACTAATCAACGTCCGCCTGTAGGTTTCTTGTAAGTCTATATCTTGTGTTAttgaaacatttcaatataattcTATCCAGTAGAAACCTTTGAAAACAACCAGTTTAGACGGTGATGACATACAAGGAAGGACAACTAAATGCCCCTCAAAGAAGTAATGAATATAGATTTTCGATGTATGGTGTTATTTTGTGTTATGATGTCACTTTACCTGGTTGGTCACTGGAGCGTATTTCAAGCCTTCCATTTGTAGTAGCCGTTGTATTTGTTCTGAATTGAAGTTGGAGACGCCGATGGATCTAGTTAGACCTTTCTCCACAAGAGATTCCATTTCCTAAATAAAAACCGAATTTCATTATACAACACCAAGTAGCAGTGTAGAGTCCTGCTGCCAACATCGGTGATTTTTGATAATCTTGAAATGTAATTCAGTTACGAAATAGAAGTTCAAACCATCTCCAACCAAGAAAAACTTGGGAGAACTctcaggattcgaacctgtggtTGTCACTTACGTGTGCGGTGTGTAGTTTGGTGGTGAAAACCTTTGCTCACGACGCTAAAGACCACTGTTTAAGcccccacatggacacagtgtgtgtgtttcttgtgTTCCTTGACGTGAagttgctaaaatattgctgacagcgtCGGAAAGCACTActgactcattcacttactTGTATCTTCAACATTCTACCATGATTctttgtgtacaatgtgtataCATTTAAACCTCACCTTCCAGGTATCGAGATAGTCAACATCTGACAACAACAACTTGCGCTCAGCATCTTGGGGGAACGCTTCACCAGTGTCTTCCTGAAGCACACAAAACAGTATAAAATCTGTACTATACACAAAGACATAGTGCATGTCGACACGAATTTAACAATACAATGCGAACTGGCGTTATCTTCCCATATACTTATATGGGTTTGAGGAAACATTgaccgtgaacatccgggtagAAAAGGTTTCTAATAGCCCATACATATCGTAAGAGGCCACTGATGGAATTGAATGTCAAGGTTAGCGGACTCAGTTCATACGTTTTATCCCAAATGCATAAGGtggtgctcatgatatcagtcgtTGGATTCTTTTATCACGACTTGGTTAAAGTAGGCATCCTATATTTGGAATAATACTGCATGCAGCGTTAAATAACCAACAAAATCGAGAAAGATTGCATGAAAAGAAGCCAAGGTTGTTACCTTGAGGGCAACTGGCCAGTGGATTAGGTAGAGATCCACATAGGAAAGTCCAAGTCGCTCCAGAGATTCCTTCATAGCAGGTTCGACAAGGTCAGGGCGATGGAATGTATTCCATAGCTGCGAACAGATGGAGTAGTGTCGGTGTCAGGTACTTACATATGGAATGGGCGTAGGAGTGTTGctttaaaaaaatgaatttgCATCGCGTATCATGTTTTATGGCAGATCAAAGGGTTGTAGAAGTCAACCACTGTATGGGGTACTGAAAACACACTATGTATGTAAGCGCCATATCACTCTCTGACACTCTCTGATATCCATTTCTTAAAGGATCAATTTAAATGGATAGCCAACAAAAGCGCAGCAATGCAGCAACTTTGACAATGAAAGAGAAATATGATGGTGGTAATAGAAATACTTAGTGACAAAATGCAAGATAATTTCTTCAGACAGATTCGATATAGCAATTTTTCTTGTTCTTCAGGCCATAatatgaattattatcagacGTAATACACCGTCGACACACTATTATTGTTTGCTATTTCTAAGACATGGAATCGAACATTTACGAGTAGTATAAATGGGGGCAATAACTTACTTTTGAGGTAATAAACAAATCTTCTCGCTTTACGGTTCCGTCGTCTATCTTTGCATTGATGGCttgtcccacttcttcttcaTTGCCATAGACCCATGCGCAGTCAATATGTCGGTATCCACAGTCAATGGCTGCTTTGACAGCTTCCGCTACTTCGCCTTTCGGAGACTACACCATAAGAGAAAATTAGACTTTCTAAATGGTTTCTTCGAAAACCCTTATTGGTGTCTTTTTTATAAACAGTTCTGGCTGAACAtgcattttctgtatattttctaTTTATAAGCCTtctataaataaaacaaaataccaTTTGTAGTTTTTATTTAATAAAACCATTACATAGAAATGATTCTGGTGTAGATGATCATGGCGCTCCTCTGGATTTTGAAACAAATCTCAGTATCTGTTTTCAGAACATTTGATTTCAGATACTAAACAACACGTCCGCTGTTCATACGTTCAGTTGTTTAACAGATGCAACTGGCCAGGGTGACGTTGTACAGAACacccttagcgctaagactaccttaagtctgtgtaaaggtatgggagttacggtctccttagcgctaagacagctttgTAAAACGGCACCCAGGGCTCCTCTCATGAAGCAACctctactaaggttaaccttaccTCCCAttttttaacactgcactaatgttaaccttaactcccattctttaacattgcattaGGTTACCTTAATGACTTCCGATCGTCTTAGTgccttgtgaaaggaggcccagctCACTGGTCGATAATTAGTAGGGTCCGTGTTATCTTTTACTGGTTTGGGTACGTGTATTATTGTGGCTTGGCGTCAGGATAATCATAAACTTTTAATAAACTTTTAATTAACTTTAATATCTGCCTTACTTCAGTAATGCTTGAAGGCATTTACAAAATCTGCTTGCATAAGGAGTGTTCAGATATTATGGTGTTACAAATGTCCAAACAGCCCTTGGCATCCTATCCCATctagtagattgatgctcatgctattgaccaACTGTTTGtatggtcctgactcgattatttaaagacagctaccatatagctagaatgttGCAGAGTTATTCAGCAAGCAACAGCAGTATGAGAAAGCGGTATCGTATGTGTTGGATAGCATGGTATTATGTCCAAATTGTACACATATGGGAAAACTGTACATATTTAAATTCAAAATCACTGTACAATGAAAACATCTTATTCACGTTTGTTGAACCCAAAGTTACTTTTCGGTTATAGATATGCAAATAATGATAAGGCCAGGGAGATAAATCATTCCTATTGGTCTATGATACTCATGATGCGATAAATACGGACCTATCACGAGGCGTGGTGCAATAACGTAGTTTATCCCACCACGCACTCTGAACATGATAAGGTCATGTGATTCTCAGTGTGTGCTAATTTGCTGGGGTAGCCTCTTATTTTAAGCTTCATCTTGTCACGACGAAAGCTTCGTTCGATAACCCACATAGGCAAAATGTGTGTCGCCTACTCCTGAAGTCCCCTTCCATGACAGTGTCGGAACTTCCCAAAGTGGCgtagaactcactcactaaatgggTGTTAATGCGTCCTTTTCTGGACAATATGTTGTGAAAGGTGGCCTACATTACCCTTGAACCTGACATAAATATGACTGATTAAAAATAATCAATAAGCCGTTGTCAAAGAATGTGTGCCAGCTGACGGGTAGAAGGAGGTaaattttatggaaatgaattgaGTAAAATGTGCAAAGAAGGTCACACCATGTATTCCCTTACTGTATTGTCTCGTTCGTGGGCTTAACCTATTTAAAATGAAACGCCGAGGAGAATCACCTTGTGTTAATCAGAATTACCCCAAAGATGTCAGTATCCCATGAGTCAGTCCACACCTGGCCATACTGTTCTGCTTGAAATTATATCGCAGTGGAATTCAGGAGAATAAACATGTTGTGAAAAATAACTTCGTCAGAATCTGCATTGAAAAAAGACATTTATCAAATGTTTCCTTCATTTAATTATGTTTGCATAACAACATTCAGAAAAGGAGACTGGATGTTTGGAGCAAATGCATTTACTTAGAATCTTTCCATCCTTCGACAGATATGCTCACAGaagtaaaatgaaaatgattatGTTTGACACTGTAGTTTTATATCCCGAAGGAAATGGTTAAGAGGATGAGAGGGTAGtgtagtggtcaaagcgttcgctcttcacgccgaggACGGGCATAATATGTGAAGGCCATTCCTGTctacgccgtgatattgctgaaatattgctaaatacggCGTAAGATCACACTCACCAACACTCACTACACGGTTAAGCCATTCAGAAGACTTTTGTTTACCCAGTTACCAATTGACAGTCACGATTTATGACCTGAGTTCACTACATACATGTACTCTTGGTGTGGGGTTTATGTTTCACGTGCAGTTGCCTAACCAATCAAAATGACGTGTGTCACGCACTTCTCTTTAGCTGGCTCTGAGCTGTCTGTTTCCATTCATTAACCAAACTTTTCTCTCAATGTTGTTTAAGCCCTATATAGCAAGCTTCAGTTTAAATTTTCAAACGTTTAGTATTAAGGTTTTTATAAACCAAATGCTACATACTTATTATTTATCATATCCTTAAAACCTTTCCTAAAGGCAAATAATAAACACTTTCACAACATTCATATGTGGTAATTTGGTCAAAGTGTCTAGTCATATTATATCCTTGTATTATATTGAATCACGTATAACAATTTTGCCCTTCAAAATAACTTTGGATTTATGACTgcattgtgtgtatgtgtgtatgtgtatgtgtatgtgtatgtgtatgtgtctgtgtgtgtgtatgtgtatgtgtatgtgtatgtgtatgtgtatgtgtatgtgtgtgtgtgtatgtgtatgtgtatgtgtatgtgcatgtgtgtgtatgtgtatgtgtatgtgtatgtgtgtgtatgtgtatgtgtgtgtatgtgtatgtgtatgtgtgtgtatgtgtgtgtgtatgtgtatgtgtatgtgtatgtgtatgtgtgtgtatgtgtatgtgtatgtgtatatgtgtatgtgtatgtgtatgtgtatgtgtatgtgtatgtgtgtgtgtgtatgtgtatgtgtatatgtgtgtatgtgtatgtgtatgtgtatgcgtgtgtgtgtgtgtgtatgtgtatgtgtatgtgtgtgtatgtgtatgtgtatgtgtgtgtatgtgtatgtgtatgtgtatgtgtatgtgtatgcgtgtgtgtgtgtatgtgtatgtgtatgtgtgtgtgtgtatgtgtatatgtgtatgtgtatgcgtctgtgtgtgtatgtgcatgtgtatgtgtgtgtatgtatatgtgtatgtgtatgtgtgtgtgtatgtgtatgtgcatgtgtatgtgtatgcgtgtgtgtgtatatgtatgtgtatgtgtatgtgtgtatgtgtatgtgtatgtatgtatgtgtatgtgtatgtgtatgtgtatgtgtgtgtgtatgtgtgtgtatgtgtatgtgtatgtgtgtgtgtatgtgtatgtgtatgtgtatgtgtgtgtatgtgtatgtgtatgtgtatgtgtgtgtatgtgtatgtgtgtgtgtatgtgtatgtatgtgtgtgtgtgtatgtgtatgtgtatgtgtgtgtatgtgtatgtgtatgtgtatgtgtatgtgtatgtgtatgtgtatgtgtgtgtatgtgtatgtgtgtgtatgtgtatgtgtatgtgtgtgtatgtgtatgtgtgtgtgtatgtgtatgtgtatgtggatgtggatgtgtatgtgtgtgtgtatatgtgtatgtgtatgtgtatgtgtatgtgtatgtgtgtatatgtgtatgtgtatgcgtctgtgtgtgtgtatgtgtatgtgtgtgtgtatgtgtatgtgtgtgtgtatgtgcatgtgtatgtgtgtgtgtatgtgtatgtgtatgtgtatgcgtgtgtgtgtgtgtatgtgtatgtgtatgtgtgtgtatgtgtatgtgtatgtgtatgtgtatgtgtgtgtgtatgtgtatgtgtatgtgtatgcgtgtgtgtatgtgtatgtgtgtgtgtatgtgcatgtgtgtgtatgtgtatgtgtatgtgtgtgtgtatgtgtatgtgtgtgtatgtgtatgtgtatgtgtatgtgtatgtgtatgtgtatgtgtatgtgtatgtgtatgtgtgtgtgtatgtgtatgtgtatgtgtatgtgtgtgtatgtgtatgtgtatgtgtatgtgtatgtgtatgtgtttgcgtgtgtgtatgtgtatgtgtgtgtatgtgtatgtgtgtgtatgtgtatgtgtatgtgtatgtgtatgtgtgtgtatgtgtatgtgtatgtgtatgcgtgtgtgcgtgtgtatgtgtatgtgtatgtgtgtgtgtatgtgtatgtgtatgtgtgtgtgtatgtgtatgtgtatgtgtatgcgtgtgtatgtgtgtgtatgtgtatgtgtatgtgtatgtgtatgtgtgtgtgtatgtgtgtgtgtgtatgtgtatgtgtatatgtgtatgtgtatgtgtatgtgtatgtgtctgtgtatgtgtgtgtgtgtatgtgtatgtgtgtgtgtatgtgtatgtgtatgtgtgtgtgtatgtgtatgtgtgtgtgtgtgtatgtgtatgtgtatgtgtatgtgtatgtgtatgtgtatgtgtatgtgtgtgtatgtgtatatgtgtatgtgtatgtgtatgtgtgtgtgtatgtgtatgtgtatgtgtgtgtgtatgtgtatgtgtgtgtgtgtgtatgtgtatgtgtatgtgtatgtgtatgtgtatgtgtatgtgtatgtgtatgtgtatgtgtgtgtatgtgtatatgtgtatgtgtatgtgtatgtgtgtgtgtatgtgtatgtgtatgtggatgtggatgtgtatgtgtgtgtgtatatgtgtatgtgtatgtgtatgtgtatgtgtgtatatgtgtatgtgtatgcgtctgtgtgtgtgtatgtgtatgtgtgtgtgtatgtgtatgtgtgtgtgtatgtgcatgtgtatgtgtgtgtatgtgtatgtgtatgcgtgtgtgtgtgtgtatgtgtatgtgtatgtgtgtgtgtatgtgtatgtgtatgtgtatgtgtatgtgtgtgtgtatgtgtatgtgtatgtgtatgcgtgtgtgtatgtgtatgtgtgtgtgtatgtgcatgtgtgtgtatgtgtatgtgtatgtgtgtgtgtatgtgtatgtgtgtgtatgtgtatgtgtatgtgtatgtgtatgtgtatgtgtgtgtgtatgtgtatgtgtatgtgtatgtgtgtgtatgtgtatgtgtatgtgtatgtgtttgcgtgtgtgtatgtgtatgtgtgtgtatgtgtatgtgtgtgtatgtgtatgtgtatgtgtatgtgtatgtgtatgtgtatgtgtgtgtatgtgtatgtgtatgtgtatgcgtgtgtgcgtgtgtatgtgtatgtgtatgtgtgtgtgtatgtgtatgtgtatgtgtgtgtgtatgtgtatgtgtatgtgtatgtgtatgcgtgtgtatgtgtgtgtgtatgtgtatgtgtatgtgtatgtgtatgtgtgtgtgtatgtgtgtgtgtgtatgtgtatgtgtatgtgtatatgtgtatgtgtatgtgtatgtgtatgtgtctgtgtatgtgtgtatgtgtatgtgtatgtgtgtgtgtatgtgtatgtgtatgtgtgtgtgtatgtgtatgtgtgtgtatgtgtatgtgtatgtgtatgtgtatgtgtatgtgtatgtgtatgtgtatgtgtgtgtatgtgtatatgtgtatgtgtatgtgtatgtgtgtgtgtatgtgtatgtgtatgtgtgtgtgtatgtgtatgtgtgtgtgtgtgtatgtgtatgtgtatgtgtatgcgtgtgtgtgtgtgtgtgtatgtgtatgtgtatgtgtatgtgtgtcttctGTGTGTTTTTTGTGGTGTGTGGTGTCTTTTAAGCAGCTAAATTTGCTTCAAATCAAAATGTTGGTTCGGAGATTACAAAATGTCGCAAGCAGGGTCATTTATCATGAGTCTCAGTCTGACTTTATCATGTTCCAGTTGTGTGGATATTTGTATAACCTATATAGGTAGTGTCCATCTGACCCAGTGACCTGACGGTAATATGAATGACCTGTCATGAATATGAAATTTCATATCATTCATTGCATGGTAATATGCTTATTGCACATGTGATCTAACTTCAACCACAACTCATAGACGTCTTATGAGCATACTATATAATATTCGGAATCCAAATTTGCATTCACTgctataaaaaaaaccaaaacatatgTACAATTGTCCTAATATAGTTTTGTCCATTAATCATGAAACACACCATAAGGTTGCTTtagtatttttatattttacccTTATAATATTTGCTTTCGTCAGTTAAAAATTTCTTCTGATCTCTCTGCACCTTAATCCCTTCTTTATCTtgcaaacacacacgcacaaaaaCTCGCAGAGTCCCCAGACCACATACTCAAAGGCAAACAAGCATACTGTTATGTCCTTACCTTCCAGGTCCCAAGACCAAACACAGGCATGGACTTTCCATCACTGAAGTTGACGACGGGAACTGCTGCCATGTTGAACACAAGGGAGACCCACAAACAACTGGAGGCTTACGAACCTGGGAACAGACTAACTGGTCAGATGACTCGGCCTTTATTAATCTCGGGTTATTGACCCTGATACAAGCCAACTTCACGTTCAATAGTCACACGGTTGTTATCGGAAGGGAAATACCGAAATTTTAATAGGACAGCCACTTTTACATAAGTGAACGCACTCATATACGCTTGTGGAATTACACGAAGTCAGATAAATGtcattgacatgttttatggCAGCGGGACAAGCACATTCGGATATGATGTAGAAATATCAGAAGCAGACAGGTCACGCCTTGAGATTGCTTCTTGTAAGGGGATTTTATACTCGGTACAAAAACATGTGTATTAAAAAATTAAGTACAAAGACTTAAACGGTCATGAGAGTAGCCGGGTTAATCTCGCTTTAAATCCCCAAGTTATGCAGGTCGCAGTTGTTTTTCATTAAATGAAAATACGGGAATGATGACAAAACACTAATAATGCAGGCCACAGTTCTTTTCACTGAATGAAAATAcaggtatggtgctgacaaGCCTGATGTTATGCAGGCCACAGGTGTTTttcattaaattaaaatacGGGTATGATGATGACAAAACCCAAATAATGCAGGTCACAGCTGTTTTTGACTTGATGAAAATACGGGTATGGCACTGACAAGCCCAAAATAATGCAGGTCACGGTTATTTTTCATTAAATGAAAATACGAGCATGGTGCTgacaagtgagtgagagtgagtttagtttcacgccgcactcagaaatatcccagctacatcgcggcggtctgtaaataaccgagtctggaccagacaatcaagtgatcaacagcatgaacatcgatcgcacaattgaccacctgatcccgttggtcacctcttagacaaacatagttgccttttatggcaagcatgagttgctgaggaCACATTCTACCTCTAAAGTCCAAGGGTCGGTGCAGACAGGACCGAAGTTGTGCATTCTGGagttgtttttcattttaaagaaaatacgCGTATGGCGCTGATAAGCCCCAATTTATGCAGGCCACAACTGTTTTCACTTAAATGAAAATACGGATATGGTTCTGATATAATCCAAATAATGCAGGTCACAGCTGTTTCACTTGATGAAAATACGCTCATTTCACTGACAAGCCCCAAGGTATGAGGGCCGCAGTTGTTTTTTTACGTAATAAAAATAAGGTCATGATGATGACTAACCAGACGCGTCATCAGGGCGAACATAGCCATGGGGGAAACAAGAGGAGTTCATGTATGACCCATGTGCCATGTTGCCAAATGATGATATGAAATGAGACAAAGCACTTTGGAAGATCCCCGAATACATTGTTCTGTTCGGTTACCGTCCCAAACGGACATCACTGGACTTGGGTGACAGGTATGAAATGATGACGGCATAATGACTTTAGTGAggaaatataattatatatataaatctATAAAAATCTTCAAAAATCATGCTCGCTAATAtaaagtaaaatatgttaaaagaTTGTTAAGAATGcacaatgctatttagaaaCTGCTGAGATGTAACATTCGTTATTCTTGGGATGGCACTTTCTGACTAaagcacagattctagtacaCTTGTGTTGACTCTCggcctcagagtcagacacctaactGCCAGCACACGAAGtacggatgggactcaactaaacaaaatacaacacgaggtctcattacatacgGATTATGCGACACAGTGTCACGAGTTTCGTATGAATCGTATGCGATGAGATTAAGTGTGGTCTTTTATTTATTAACCACGTCTTCCTTAGTGGACAAAATAGcgtttatttttgttatttgtaaagtctaagtaaacttagtcgcagtacttttcgttacactccactactgactgactctaacaaaacctagtaggaggtcgcgtcaggtaacctttgagattgaacAAGCAGAGCATAGcataccaaatcgtgaaagggGACATCCGCACATACCCTTTGAACCTTTACCTcggaaaggtttgtacccgaacgattccgaatgctattttcaatACGATTGCTACAGGGTAATGCGCATAGGGCACgctacaatactgtcaacagtgagtaaagagtccctgaaaatagcgttttgtCCGTATTCAAGAATGtcagcttgtggaaatattatctAATGCTAACCATGTCATCACAATGCCCTAAGCATATCAACCGCAGGCcaaatacctgtgttttatgcggattttcgtTTTTTGAggcatcagtgtcagtgactagcGATTTTTTAAAGTCCCGCCAAACCCTgaacagtagccgttgtctggttggttaaatccgttcggccttctcacgtttgattggacgttCATAGGtggctcaaaggttacctgacgcgacctcctactaggttttgttagactcagtagtgtagtgtaacgaaaagtactgagtcTAAGTTTCCTTAGACTAGTAATTTGTATGGTTTTTAACCCGAAACCGGATTCATAAACAGGTTGTGGTATTTTTTTGGTACTATAGTACTCTTTTGC encodes:
- the LOC137265484 gene encoding aldo-keto reductase family 1 member B1-like, translating into MAAVPVVNFSDGKSMPVFGLGTWKSPKGEVAEAVKAAIDCGYRHIDCAWVYGNEEEVGQAINAKIDDGTVKREDLFITSKLWNTFHRPDLVEPAMKESLERLGLSYVDLYLIHWPVALKEDTGEAFPQDAERKLLLSDVDYLDTWKEMESLVEKGLTRSIGVSNFNSEQIQRLLQMEGLKYAPVTNQIETSPYMANDKLISFCRGKGLVVTAYSPLGSADNPQFKSDPSFRRLFDEPSLEAVAKKYGKSIAQVVLRWGIQRNTVVIPKSVTPSRIQENFQIFDFELTQEDMDVISALNRNFRACVFHRISLSKYFPFHAEF